In Rhodamnia argentea isolate NSW1041297 chromosome 11, ASM2092103v1, whole genome shotgun sequence, one genomic interval encodes:
- the LOC115735891 gene encoding epoxide hydrolase A-like — protein MADITHRRVRTNGIWMHIAEKGDGPLALLIHGFPEIWSTWKHQIHRLAEHGYRVVAPDMRGYGDSDCPADPASYTILHLVGDLVGLIDALGQDQAYVVGHDWGAEVAWHLCLLRPDKVKALVNLSVPYRPRSPQSKPVEYMAEKFGDGFYITQFQEPGRAEKSFAKYDCLTVLKKFLLVNGPDLLAAPRGIEIIDFLETPDSWPSWTTEEELQYKAEKFRSSGFTGALNYYRAMDRNWELLGPWQGAKITVPTKLITGDKDVGFQSFGTKSYIESEFLKGLVPGLQVLVIDGHHFIQQERAELVSAEILSFFGKRSGN, from the exons ATGGCTGACATAACTCACAGAAGAGTCCGAACGAATGGAATATGGATGCACATAGCGGAGAAAGGAGATGGACCTCTGGCTCTGCTCATCCATGGCTTCCCCGAGATCTGGTCCACATGGAAGCACCAGATCCATCGCTTGGCCGAACACGGGTACCGCGTCGTTGCGCCCGACATGAGGGGCTACGGGGACTCGGACTGCCCCGCCGACCCTGCATCGTACACCATCCTCCACCTGGTCGGCGACTTGGTTGGCCTTATCGACGCCCTCGGTCAAGATCAG GCGTATGTGGTGGGTCATGACTGGGGCGCAGAAGTAGCATGGCACCTTTGCCTCCTCAGGCCGGATAAAGTCAAAGCGCTCGTTAACTTGAGCGTGCCTTATCGACCACGGTCCCCGCAATCAAAGCCGGTTGAATACATGGCCGAAAAGTTTGGCGACGGGTTCTACATTACTCAGTTTCAG GAACCAGGGAGAGCTGAGAAGTCGTTTGCCAAGTATGACTGTTTGACGGTACTGAAGAAGTTCTTACTGGTGAATGGTCCCGATCTTCTGGCTGCTCCACGGGGCATCGAGATCATCGATTTCCTGGAGACCCCAGATTCTTGGCCATCGTGGACCACCGAAGAGGAGCTCCAGTACAAGGCAGAGAAGTTCCGGAGCTCTGGTTTCACCGGGGCATTGAACTACTACCGTGCCATGGACAG GAATTGGGAGCTGCTTGGGCCGTGGCAGGGGGCAAAGATAACCGTCCCCACGAAACTCATTACCGGGGATAAGGATGTCGGGTTCCAATCATTTGGGACCAAAAGTTACATAGAGAGTGAATTCCTCAAGGGTCTTGTACCTGGTCTTCAGGTTCTGGTCATTGATGGCCACCATTTCATCCAGCAGGAGAGGGCTGAGCTAGTCAGCGCTGAGATTCTGTCCTTCTTCGGGAAGAGATCTGGGAATTGA
- the LOC115735888 gene encoding RNA-binding protein 28 produces MGKNKRTKDGAPGAHSPSTVFVSNLPYSFTNAQLEEAFSEVGPVRRCFMVTKKGSNEHRGFGFVQFAVAEDANRAIESKNGSLIGGRKIGVKHAMHRAPLEQRRAQVIQDDAVESKKAKDSKSHRTIEPALELQEKDRLVVSQKAATLCRNLSDSEKCSEKQRVARTVIFGGLLSAEMADQVHGKAKEIGTVCSVSYPLPEKDLEQHGLAQDGCRMDASAVLFTSVKSARSVVAMLHQKEINGVSVWARQLGGEGSKTQKWKLIIRNLPFKVKDNDIKEKFSAAGFVWDVFVPLNSETGLSKGFAFVKFTCKSDAENAILKFNGNMFGKRTIAVDWAVPKKVYHGVSAVIAAPTDGQERETEEEGDSSSEDLEDDVADEGKGTLLDEDDVLVENSDATGKEDIQAELNFDDEADIARKVLKNLISSSGRGSHPNSEVLDQLEREENRSSNETSDVATKVVNWSSVSEAKSSGKYKVKDAEQTDTDDDLPRTIFISNLPFDVDTEEVKQRFSGFGDVLSFVPVLHKITQRPKGTGFLKFKIVDAANDAISAASVTSGVGIFLRGRQLTVLRALDKKSAHQKELDKAKPEDHDHRNLYLAKEGLVVEGTTAAEGVSESDVAKRKALEREKMTKLQSPNFHVARTRLVIYNLPKSMTEKELKKLCLEAVISRATKQKPDIRQIKFLKNIKKGKVVTKDHSRGVAFVEFTEHQHALVALRVLNNNPETFGPQHRPIVAFALENVQTLKQRKAKLQALRQIFPNDPEGMGREDNDNGPPPKKSRKQKLRVEDRSQKDSQGAYRDESLQPSEAAAKAHTSSKKRNRNLANKMEKAIPSEEKLENSNENRVQGSKRKLKGKLELKRTDGRRLFKGEFPPGGNSKQESLESKAAPRKRKLQDQMDEQNGNTNLKTGRRPKKIKELPGREAVDKLDRLIEQYRAKFSQQRSGKGDGLKDASKKRSRWFES; encoded by the exons ATGGGGAAGAACAAGCGAACCAAAGATGGAGCTCCCGGCGCTCACTCTCCTTCCACCGTCTTCGTCTCCAACTTACCTTATTCCTTCACCAACGCTCAG CTCGAGGAGGCATTCAGCGAGGTCGGTCCGGTCAGGCGCTGTTTCATGGTGACCAAGAAAG GTTCCAATGAGCATCGAGGTTTCGGCTTTGTTCAATT TGCTGTTGCTGAAGACGCAAACCGTGCTATTGAGAGCAAGAATGGTTCGTTGATTGGGGGTCGTAAAATCGGAGTAAAACATGCTATGCATCGGGCTCCCCTCGAACAGCGTCGAGCGCAAGTCATTCAAG ATGATGCTGTGGAATCAAAAAAAGCCAAGGATAGTAAATCTCACAGGACAATCGAGCCTGCTTTGGAGTTACAAGAAAAAG ATAGACTTGTTGTATCTCAAAAAGCAGCTACATTGTGCCGTAATTTATCTGATAGCGAGAAATGCTCAGAAAAGCAAAG GGTTGCAAGGACTGTCATATTTGGTGGTCTTTTAAGTGCTGAAATGGCGGACCAGGTTCATGGTAAGGCAAAGGAGATCGGGACAGTGTGTTCTGTGTCTTATCCACTTCCTGAAAAGGATCTTGAACAACATG GCCTTGCACAAGATGGATGTAGAATGGATGCTTCTGCTGTTCTTTTTACAAGTGTTAAGTCAGCTCGAAGTGTTGTTGCGATGTTACATCAAAAAGAGATAAATGGAGTTTCTGTATGGGCACGACAGCTGGGTGGGGAG GGCTCAAAAACTCAGAAATGGAAGCTCATTATTAGAAATCTTCCATTCAAG GTCAAAGACAATGACATAAAAGAGAAGTTTTCAGCGGCAGGGTTTGTTTGGGATGTCTTTGTCCCTCTAAATTCAGAGACGGG GTTGTCTAAGGGTTTTGCGTTTGTGAAATTCACGTGCAAAAGTGACGCGGAAAAT GCCATCCTAAAGTTCAATGGGAATATGTTTGGCAAAAGAACTATAGCGGTTGATTGGGCTGTTCCGAAGAAGGTATATCATGGTGTCAGTGCTGTTATTGCTGCCCCTACTGATG GACAGGAAAGAGAAACAGAAGAGGAAGGTGATAGTAGTAGTGAAGATCTCGAGGATGATGTTGCTGATGAAGGAAAAGGAACCTTGCTAGATGAGGATGATGTTCTGGTGGAGAATTCGGATGCAACTGGAAAAGAAGATATTCAGGCTGAGTTAAATTTTGATGACGAAGCTGACATTGCAAGGAAAGTTCTTAAAAACTTGATCTCATCTTCTGGTAGAGGAAGTCACCCTAACAGCGAGGTTTTGGATCAGcttgaaagagaggaaaatagaAGCTCTAATGAGACCAGTGATGTTGCGACTAAGGTTGTCAATTGGTCATCTGTTAGTGAAGCTAAAAGTTCTGGAAAATATAAGGTGAAAGATGCGGAGCAAACAGACACGGATGATGATTTACCGAGAACAATTTTCATAAGCAACCTGCCTTTCGATGTTGACACTGAAGAAGTGAAGCAGCGTTTTTCTGGATTTGGAGATGTGCTATCATTTGTTCCTGTTCTTCACAAAATTACCCA GCGGCCGAAAGGCACGGGTTTTCTCAAATTTAAAATAGTGGATGCAGCTAATGATGCAATATCAGCAGCCAGTGTAACATCTGGAGTGGGGATATTTCTGAGGGGTAGACAATTAACTGTTTTGAGAGCCTTGGATAAGAAGTCAGCCCATCAGAAGGAGTTGGACAAGGCCAAACCTGAGGATCACGACCACCGCAACCTTTACCTGGCAAAG GAAGGACTTGTTGTTGAAGGAACGACCGCAGCTGAAGGTGTTTCAGAGAGTGATGTGGCGAAACGTAAAGC GTTGGAGAGGGAGAAGATGACTAAGCTGCAATCTCCAAATTTTCACGTTGCAAGGACCAGACTTGTTATTTATAACTTACCAAAGTCAATGactgaaaaagaacttaaaaagCTGTGCTTGGAAGCAGTTATTTCACGAGCTACAAAGCAAAAGCCAGACATTAGACAG ATAAAGTTCCTGAAGAACATCAAGAAAGGTAAAGTTGTCACGAAGGATCACTCACGTGGAGTTGCTTTCGTTGAATTTACAGAACACCAACACGCACTTGTGGCCCTGAGAGTATTGAATAATAATCCAG AAACTTTTGGACCCCAACATCGGCCAATTGTTGCATTCGCCCTTGAGAATGTGCAAACACTAAAGCAAAGGAAAGCCAAACTACAAGCTCTCCGACAAATCTTCCCCAATGATCCTGAAGGCATGGGTCGAGAGGATAATGACAATGGCCCTCCACCTAAGAAGTCTAGAAAACAGAAGTTGAGGGTTGAAGATAGATCACAGAAAGATTCGCAAGGGGCTTATCGGGATGAAAGTTTGCAACCTAGTGAAGCTGCTGCTAAAGCGCATACCTCTAGTAAGAAGCGGAATCGTAATCTGGCAAATAAGATGGAAAAGGCAATTCCATCCgaagaaaaattggagaattcAAATGAGAACCGAGTGCAAGGATCAAAACGGAAACTGAAGGGTAAACTGGAACTGAAGCGAACTGATGGCAGACGATTGTTCAAAGGTGAGTTCCCACCTGGAGGGAACAGCAAACAGGAATCGCTTGAATCAAAGGCGgcaccaagaaagagaaagctGCAAGATCAAATGGATGAACAAAATGGCAATACAAATTTGAAGACAGGTAGAAGGCCGAAGAAAATCAAGGAACTGCCTGGGAGAGAGGCGGTAGACAAACTCGATCGGTTAATTGAGCAATATAGAGCTAAGTTTTCGCAGCAAAGATCTGGTAAAGGCGATGGTTTGAAGGATGCTTCTAAGAAGCGAAGTAGGTGGTTCGAATCTTAA
- the LOC115735892 gene encoding chromatin remodeling protein SHL isoform X2, with the protein MAKAKAPRRTLDSYTVKSINKTIRAGDCVLMRPSDPSKPSYVARVERIESDGRGTNVKVHVRWYYRPEESIGGRRQFHGSKEVFLSDHYDIQSADTIEAKCTVHTFKSYTKLDAVGNEDFFCRFEYNSSTGAFNPDRVAVYCKCEMPYNPDDLMVQCEGCTDWDWKVDFV; encoded by the exons ATGGCCAAGGCCAAAGCTCCGAGGCGCACTCTCGACTCCTACACAGTCAAGTCCATCAACAAAACCATCCGAG CCGGCGACTGCGTCCTGATGCGGCCGTCGGATCCCTCGAAGCCTTCCTACGTCGCGAGGGTCGAGCGGATCGAGTCGGACGGCCGCGGGACCAACGTCAAGGTGCACGTGAGGTGGTATTACCGGCCCGAGGAGTCAATCGGGGGGAGGAGGCAGTTTCACGGCTCGAAGGAAGTGTTCCTCTCCGATCACTACGATATACAGAGCGCCGACACGATCGAAGCCAAGTGCACGGTGCACACCTTCAAGAGCTACACCAAGCTCGACGCCGTCGGGAATGAGGACTTCTTTTGCCGTTTCGAGTATAATTCATCTACTGGAGCGTTTAATCCCGACAGAGTAGCCGT GTATTGCAAGTGTGAAATGCCTTATAATCCAGACGATCTTATGGTTCAGTGTGAGGGCTGTACTGATTG GGATTGGAAAGTGGACTTCGTATAA
- the LOC115735892 gene encoding chromatin remodeling protein SHL isoform X1: MAKAKAPRRTLDSYTVKSINKTIRAGDCVLMRPSDPSKPSYVARVERIESDGRGTNVKVHVRWYYRPEESIGGRRQFHGSKEVFLSDHYDIQSADTIEAKCTVHTFKSYTKLDAVGNEDFFCRFEYNSSTGAFNPDRVAVYCKCEMPYNPDDLMVQCEGCTDWFHPTCIDMSVDEAKRLDHFFCESCSAEGKKLQNSHSASRLVADTKVDTKRRRR; the protein is encoded by the exons ATGGCCAAGGCCAAAGCTCCGAGGCGCACTCTCGACTCCTACACAGTCAAGTCCATCAACAAAACCATCCGAG CCGGCGACTGCGTCCTGATGCGGCCGTCGGATCCCTCGAAGCCTTCCTACGTCGCGAGGGTCGAGCGGATCGAGTCGGACGGCCGCGGGACCAACGTCAAGGTGCACGTGAGGTGGTATTACCGGCCCGAGGAGTCAATCGGGGGGAGGAGGCAGTTTCACGGCTCGAAGGAAGTGTTCCTCTCCGATCACTACGATATACAGAGCGCCGACACGATCGAAGCCAAGTGCACGGTGCACACCTTCAAGAGCTACACCAAGCTCGACGCCGTCGGGAATGAGGACTTCTTTTGCCGTTTCGAGTATAATTCATCTACTGGAGCGTTTAATCCCGACAGAGTAGCCGT GTATTGCAAGTGTGAAATGCCTTATAATCCAGACGATCTTATGGTTCAGTGTGAGGGCTGTACTGATTG GTTTCATCCTACTTGTATAGACATGTCAGTAGACGAAGCCAAAAGACTTGACCACTTCTTCTGTGAAAGTTGCTCAGCAGAAGGAAAGAAGCTGCAAAATTCTCACTCTGCTTCCAGGCTTGTGGCTGATACGAAG GTGGATACGAAACGTCGGCGGAGGTGA